The Salana multivorans genome window below encodes:
- a CDS encoding extracellular solute-binding protein, which produces MSGTTARRAAIAASVAAVALTSIAACGRSDAGESPGGDATGTVADTATGEIEIWAAAGNGDALRTLGEEFAAENPDVSITVTEIPWGEIITMNQTAVASGTGPDIVMTGADQTASVIAMGGLAPVPDGVMDVDALYPAAIASVTGETGLYSVPWYVETRFLFYRADIAAELGLDAPTTWAELEELSTAYATRPGGEFGFGLPRPIENPAQVIVPFTSQAGGAVADEDGWTFDTPEFVEALEFYQGFFERGESPLSETEATFENGGSPMFISGPWMVGIYEEMIASGAAPEGFTQESVGFVPMPAGSANNNSYIGGGNLGVFASSDNQESSWLFLSWLQEDAQQKRLFDLTGSFPARQESADYQPILDSPVMTVLKEQMPDTVETPSYPSWSQIAEQIGIYAERVAHGELSSQDAAKAIQAEADSVGFGW; this is translated from the coding sequence ATGAGTGGTACCACCGCTCGACGCGCCGCCATCGCGGCCAGCGTCGCAGCCGTCGCGCTGACGTCCATCGCCGCCTGCGGACGCTCCGACGCAGGTGAGAGCCCGGGCGGCGACGCCACGGGCACGGTCGCGGACACGGCGACCGGCGAGATCGAGATCTGGGCTGCGGCCGGCAACGGGGACGCGCTGCGGACGCTCGGCGAGGAGTTCGCCGCCGAGAACCCGGACGTCTCGATCACCGTGACCGAGATCCCCTGGGGCGAGATCATCACGATGAACCAGACGGCCGTCGCCTCGGGCACCGGCCCCGACATCGTGATGACGGGCGCCGACCAGACCGCGTCGGTCATCGCCATGGGCGGCCTCGCCCCCGTCCCCGACGGCGTCATGGACGTCGACGCCCTCTACCCGGCCGCCATCGCGTCGGTGACCGGCGAGACGGGCCTGTACTCGGTGCCGTGGTACGTCGAGACCCGGTTCCTGTTCTACCGGGCCGACATCGCGGCCGAGCTCGGGCTAGACGCGCCCACCACCTGGGCGGAGCTGGAGGAGCTGAGCACCGCGTACGCGACCCGCCCCGGCGGCGAGTTCGGGTTCGGCCTCCCCCGCCCGATCGAGAACCCCGCGCAGGTCATCGTCCCGTTCACGTCGCAGGCCGGCGGCGCGGTGGCGGACGAGGACGGCTGGACGTTCGACACCCCCGAGTTCGTCGAGGCGCTCGAGTTCTACCAGGGCTTCTTCGAGCGCGGCGAGTCCCCCCTCTCGGAGACCGAGGCCACGTTCGAGAACGGCGGCAGCCCGATGTTCATCTCCGGTCCCTGGATGGTCGGGATCTACGAGGAGATGATCGCGAGCGGCGCGGCTCCCGAGGGCTTCACGCAGGAGTCGGTCGGGTTCGTCCCGATGCCAGCCGGCTCCGCGAACAACAACTCCTACATCGGCGGCGGGAACCTCGGCGTCTTCGCCTCGTCGGACAACCAGGAGTCCTCGTGGCTGTTCCTGTCCTGGCTCCAGGAGGACGCCCAGCAGAAGAGGCTGTTCGACCTCACCGGCTCGTTCCCGGCCCGGCAGGAGTCGGCCGACTACCAGCCGATCCTCGACAGCCCCGTCATGACGGTGCTCAAGGAGCAGATGCCCGACACCGTCGAGACGCCGAGCTACCCGTCCTGGTCGCAGATCGCCGAGCAGATCGGCATCTACGCCGAGCGGGTCGCCCACGGCGAGCTGTCGTCGCAGGACGCCGCGAAGGCCATCCAGGCCGAGGCGGACAGCGTCGGCTTCGGCTGGTGA
- a CDS encoding carbohydrate ABC transporter permease, producing the protein MTTTQMRTTPPRSGRLVSLTARRRRTAAVAWLFAAPFVVSFGVFGVVPLVSSLGMAFTDLRVTDIRNPFNVDFVGFENFVTVLGDSTFQRALRNTLGFVVFGVPLSLFSALVLAVMLNALGRRLATVFRVGYYTPVVTTIVAVAVVWRIMYQPNGLINSLLATVGIDGPNWLGNPLTALPALTLMAVWRSIGSSMVIFLAGLQAIPTEVKEAAAVDGATTLQSFFRITIPMMTPTILLNAILTTTGFMQFFDEPFVMTNGGPLQSTTSIALYVFNQFQWGNYSVGAAGAYVLFAIISIFAIVQFRFLRQRT; encoded by the coding sequence GTGACGACCACGCAGATGCGGACGACGCCGCCGCGGTCGGGAAGGCTCGTCAGCCTGACCGCCCGGCGGCGCCGGACCGCGGCCGTCGCGTGGCTGTTCGCCGCGCCGTTCGTCGTCTCGTTCGGGGTGTTCGGCGTCGTGCCGCTCGTGTCGTCGCTCGGCATGGCGTTCACCGACCTGCGGGTCACCGACATCCGCAACCCCTTCAACGTCGACTTCGTCGGGTTCGAGAACTTCGTCACGGTCCTCGGCGACTCGACGTTCCAGCGGGCCCTGCGCAACACGCTCGGGTTCGTCGTCTTCGGCGTCCCCCTGTCGCTCTTCTCGGCGCTCGTCCTCGCCGTCATGCTGAACGCGCTCGGCCGCCGGCTCGCGACCGTGTTCCGGGTCGGGTACTACACCCCGGTCGTGACGACGATCGTCGCCGTCGCCGTCGTGTGGCGGATCATGTACCAGCCGAACGGCCTCATCAACTCGCTCCTGGCCACGGTCGGGATCGACGGCCCCAACTGGCTCGGCAACCCGCTCACGGCCCTGCCCGCGCTGACGCTCATGGCCGTGTGGCGCAGCATCGGCTCGAGCATGGTGATCTTCCTCGCGGGGCTGCAGGCGATCCCGACGGAGGTGAAGGAGGCGGCCGCCGTCGACGGCGCGACGACCCTCCAGAGCTTCTTCCGCATCACCATCCCGATGATGACGCCGACCATCCTGCTCAACGCCATCCTCACGACGACCGGCTTCATGCAGTTCTTCGACGAGCCGTTCGTCATGACCAACGGCGGTCCGCTGCAGTCGACGACGTCCATCGCCCTGTACGTGTTCAACCAGTTCCAGTGGGGCAACTACTCGGTCGGCGCGGCGGGGGCCTACGTCCTGTTCGCCATCATCAGCATCTTCGCCATCGTCCAGTTCCGGTTCCTGCGGCAGAGGACTTGA